The Elusimicrobiota bacterium region GGGCGAGCTTCACGAGACGGACGTCCTTGCGCGTCATCAGAAGCTCGGCCGCCTTCGAGGACGTGTCATCAAGGGATCCGTCGTCGACGATCACCACCTCGTAGGCGGCGCCCAGCGCGTCGAGGGCGGGGAACAGATCACGGTCGTACCGGGCGATGTTGCCGGCTTCGTTGTGGCAAGGGAGGACGACGGTCAGGACTGGGTTCAGCCGCCCTCCAACGGCGTGTGGAAGCGGCATTTCCTCGCCATATGGCTCGGTCAGAGGACGGTGCGGAAGTAGGCGATGGTGCGCTTGAGGCCCTCCTCGAGGGGGACCTTCGGCTCCCACTTGAGCTTCTTGCGCGCGAGGGTGATGTCGGGCCGGCGGACCTTGGGGTCGTCGATCGGCAGCTTCTTGAAGACGATCTTCGATCTGGACTTCGTCAGGCGCTTGATCGTCTCGGCGATCTCGAGCAAAGTCATCTCGACGGGGTTCCCGATGTTGATCGGGCCCGTCTCCTTGGAGCGGACGAGGCGGTCGATGCCGTCGACGAGGTCGGTGACGAAGGTCAGGCTGCGGGTCTGGGAGCCGTCGCCGTACACGGTGATCGGCTTGCCCTTGAGCGCCTGGGTGATGAAGTTGGGGACGGCGCGGCCGTCCTCGGTGCGCATGCGCGGGCCGTAGGTGTTGAAGATGCGCACGATGCGCACGGGCACGCCGTGGGAGCGATGGTAGGCCATCGTCAGGGCCTCGGCGTAGCGCTTGGCCTCGTCGTAGACTCCGCGGGGGCCGATCGGGTTGACGTTGCCCCAATAGGTCTCGGGCTGGGGGTTCACCTCGGGGTCGCCGTACACCTCGGACGTGGACGCGAGCGCGAAGATCGCCTTCTTGTC contains the following coding sequences:
- a CDS encoding SDR family oxidoreductase, which encodes MAALQGPGPRPRQEADAYRRAPRRAKPLRPGEGARAGLRLRRRGPPVIERVLITGGAGFLGSHLCDNFLAKGAKVIAVDNLITGSMANIEHLIKNPRFSFIKLDVTNYLHVPGPLDLVMHFASPASPIDYARWPIPTLKVGALGTHKALGLAKDKKAIFALASTSEVYGDPEVNPQPETYWGNVNPIGPRGVYDEAKRYAEALTMAYHRSHGVPVRIVRIFNTYGPRMRTEDGRAVPNFITQALKGKPITVYGDGSQTRSLTFVTDLVDGIDRLVRSKETGPINIGNPVEMTLLEIAETIKRLTKSRSKIVFKKLPIDDPKVRRPDITLARKKLKWEPKVPLEEGLKRTIAYFRTVL